DNA from Paraburkholderia sp. ZP32-5:
TGAAATCAGCGGACCGGACACGGCGATCTCCAGCGCGCGACCGTTATCGTTGAACGACCATAGCGCGAGCGCGCCGCTGGATCGGCGCCAGCGCAGGCAGGCGTGCTGACGCAGGTCGTCGACATGTTCAGGCCGCTCGCGCTGCGCGAAATACGCGGGGCTGCCGACGACGACGAAACGCAACGGCGGTGTCATCGGCACCGCGACCATGTCGGCGGCGACGAACTGACCTAGCCGGATGCCGGCGTCGAATCCTTCCGCGGCCAGATCGATCAGCGCCTCGTTTGCGGAGATTTCCACCTCGACTTCAGGATTGGCCTTGCAGAAGGACGCGATCAGCGGCTCGAGCAGCAGCGGAACCACCGCGCGCGGCACCGAGAGCCGCAACAGGCCAGTTGGCCGCTGGCCGAGGTCGCGCGCCACTTCGCTCGCGGCGACCAACTCCTCGAAAGCGGGCTTCGCGCGCGACAGAAACCGTTCGCCGGCTTCGGTCAGGCCGACGCTGCGCGTGGTGCGTGTGAAGAGCGCCGCGCCGATGCGCTCTTCGAGCACACGCACCGTCTGACTGATAGCTGACGGCGTCACGCCGAGTTCGGCCGCGGCCCGGCGAAAACTACGATGCTGGGCCACGCTCAGGAATACTTCGACGCCATCGAGTGCGCCCTGTCTGACTGTGAAGTTCTGCTTCATGGGCCGTCAACATTGTGAGGAATAGTCGCTCGCGCGACACGATGGTACACCTGACATCTGTTGAAAACCTTCAGCAGATCCGCCTCAGGAGGCTTCATGTCGCCGCAACTTCTTTTCCAGCTGCACCTCGTGCTCGGCTATGTCGCGTGGCTTTTGTGCTTCGGCACTTACGCGTGGCCGAAGCTCAAGTTGATGGATCCGTTCGATGCACAACGTGCGATTGCCACGTTGCACAGCTTCCGCTTCTTCGGTCTGGTCTTCCTGTTGCCGGGCGTCGTGGGTTCCGGCCTGCCGGCGAGCTTCGCTGTGTTCGCCGCCTATGGCGACTTCGTCACGGCCGTGCTGGCGATGCTGGCGCTACTCGTGGTGCGCGTGCGTGCGCTGTTCTGGTTGTTTATCGTGGCGTTCAATGTGGCGGGGAT
Protein-coding regions in this window:
- a CDS encoding LysR family transcriptional regulator, with the translated sequence MKQNFTVRQGALDGVEVFLSVAQHRSFRRAAAELGVTPSAISQTVRVLEERIGAALFTRTTRSVGLTEAGERFLSRAKPAFEELVAASEVARDLGQRPTGLLRLSVPRAVVPLLLEPLIASFCKANPEVEVEISANEALIDLAAEGFDAGIRLGQFVAADMVAVPMTPPLRFVVVGSPAYFAQRERPEHVDDLRQHACLRWRRSSGALALWSFNDNGRALEIAVSGPLISSDFPTMLGAAIEGVGLAQLPEPMVAQGLKTGTLIQVLQPYAPMIPGVFLYYPSRQQMLPKLRAFIDHVKSRAASDGEAPCAQ